The Zingiber officinale cultivar Zhangliang chromosome 9A, Zo_v1.1, whole genome shotgun sequence genome window below encodes:
- the LOC122021399 gene encoding 1-aminocyclopropane-1-carboxylate oxidase-like, with amino-acid sequence MIPVIDFSRLHGDERVQTLAEIANGCEEWGFFQLVNHGIPEELLERVKKVCSESYQLREEGFNASNPVRLLNELVDRESEGEAVKKLKDVDWEDVFVLQDDKPWPSNPPAFRETMKEYREELRKLAEKVMEVMDENLGLEKGYIKKAFSGNGQHEAFFGTKVSHYPPCSRPDLVDGLRSHTDAGGVILLFQDDQVGGLQILKDGEWLDVQPVKGSIVINTGDQIEVLSNGRYKSTWHRVLATRRGNRRSVASFYNPSLKATIAPAAELVASHTQVAAPAAPSSYPKFVFGDYMDVYVKQKFQAKEPRFEAVAAM; translated from the exons ATGATTCCAGTCATTGACTTCTCAAGGCTGCACGGCGATGAGAGGGTCCAGACCTTGGCAGAGATTGCCAATGGATGCGAAGAATGGGGATTTTTTCAG CTGGTGAACCATGGGATTCCGGAGGAGCTGCTGGAACGCGTGAAGAAGGTTTGCTCCGAGAGCTACCAACTGCGAGAGGAAGGCTTCAACGCGTCCAACCCTGTCCGGCTGTTGAATGAGCTGGTGGATCGAGAGAGCGAAGGGGAGGCCGTCAAGAAACTGAAGGACGTCGATTGGGAGGATGTGTTCGTGCTCCAAGATGACAAGCCCTGGCCGTCGAATCCCCCTGCCTTCAG GGAGACGATGAAGGAGTACAGGGAGGAGCTGAGGAAGCTGGCGGAGAAGGTAATGGAGGTGATGGACGAGAACCTGGGCCTCGAGAAGGGCTACATCAAGAAGGCCTTCTCCGGGAACGGGCAGCACGAGGCGTTCTTCGGGACCAAGGTGAGCCACTACCCGCCATGCTCGCGGCCGGACCTCGTCGACGGCCTCCGCTCGCACACCGACGCCGGCGGAGTCATCCTGCTCTTCCAGGACGACCAGGTGGGCGGGCTGCAGATCCTCAAGGACGGCGAGTGGCTGGACGTGCAGCCCGTGAAGGGCTCGATTGTTATCAACACCGGAGACCAGATCGAGGTGTTGAGCAACGGGCGGTACAAGAGCACTTGGCACCGCGTGCTCGCCACCCGCCGTGGCAACCGCCGCTCCGTCGCTTCCTTCTACAACCCCTCGCTCAAGGCCACCATTGCGCCGGCGGCGGAACTGGTGGCGAGCCACACACAGGTGGCCGCCCCTGCTGCGCCCTCCTCCTATCCCAAGTTTGTGTTCGGAGACTACATGGATGTGTACGTGAAGCAGAAGTTCCAAGCCAAGGAGCCCAGATTTGAAGCAGTGGCGGCTATGTGA